In one window of Brassica rapa cultivar Chiifu-401-42 chromosome A07, CAAS_Brap_v3.01, whole genome shotgun sequence DNA:
- the LOC103829053 gene encoding probable beta-1,4-xylosyltransferase IRX9H, with protein sequence MASIRRTLSPLYHDRPFDNGGAPFSPSSISSRTSKHNSSQFLSFLTATTDPKSSRRSPWRRPFYQFLAFFLIGFLLGMTPFGQIDDVNGTDRSNFEIKPPNNVKREEVGVDGVSFVAEEKKKEDFDLVVPRKLVIVVTPTYNRAMQGYYLNRVAQTLRLVDPPVLWIVVEGNAASFETSEILRKTGVMYRHLVCKRNMTSIKDRGVHQRNTALEHIELHKLDGIVYFADDDNVYSLELFESLREIRRFGTWPVAMLAPSKNKAILEGPVCNGSQVIGWHTNEKSKRLRRFHVDMSGFAFNSTILWDPKRWKRPFTHPTRQLDTVREGFQETTFIEQVVADESDMEGVPSACSRILNWHLHLDALDVPYPQGWVMQKNLEAVITVR encoded by the exons ATGGCTTCAATCCGGCGAACTCTCTCGCCGCTCTACCACGATCGTCCCTTCGACAACGGAGGCGCACCGTTCTCCCCCTCCTCTATCTCATCCCGCACCAGTAAACACAACTCCTCGCAGTTTCTCTCGTTCCTCACAGCGACGACTGATCCCAAAAGCTCGCGCAGAAGTCCATGGCGGCGACCGTTTTACCAATTCCTCGCTTTCTTTCTCATCGGATTCCTCTTAGGTATGACACCGTTCGGTCAAATCGATGACGTGAACGGTACCGATCGGTCCAACTTCGAGATCAAACCTCCCAACAACGTGAAACGGGAGGAGGTAGGCGTAGATGGAGTAAGTTTCGTggcggaggagaagaagaaggaggatTTCGATTTGGTTGTGCCGAGGAAGCTTGTGATTGTGGTGACGCCAACGTACAATCGAGCGATGCAGGGGTATTACTTGAACAGAGTTGCTCAGACGCTGAGGCTAGTGGATCCTCCTGTGTTGTGGATAGTGGTGGAGGGCAATGCGGCGTCGTTTGAGACCTCGGAGATTCTGAGGAAGACGGGGGTGATGTATAGACACTTGGTTTGTAAGAGGAACATGACGAGTATTAAGGATCGAGGTGTTCATCAGAGGAACACTGCGTTGGAACATATTGAGTTGCATAAGCTTGATGGGATTGTTTACTTTGCTGATGATGATAATGTCTACTCGCTTGAGCTGTTTGAAAGCTTGAGAGAGATTAG GCGGTTTGGAACTTGGCCTGTTGCAATGCTTGCGCCAAGCAAAAACAAGGCCATCCTTGAAGGGCCAGTATGCAATGGAAGTCAAGTAATAGGATGGCACACTAATGAAAAGAGTAAAAGACTACGAAGGTTCCATGTTGATATGTCAGGGTTTGCTTTCAACAGCACTATACTTTGGGACCCTAAAAGGTGGAAACGTCCTTTTACACATCCAACACGCCAACTAGACACAGTGAGGGAAGGTTTCCAA GAGACAACATTTATAGAGCAGGTGGTAGCAGATGAAAGCGATATGGAAGGTGTTCCATCAGCTTGCTCGAGGATACTGAACTGGCATCTTCACTTGGATGCCCTAGATGTCCCTTATCCACAAGGGTGGGTGATGCAGAAGAATCTCGAAGCTGTCATAACTGTGAGATAG